The Bacillaceae bacterium IKA-2 DNA window ATTTCTTCATGTTCAAGAAGATCAGCGCTCCAAAAATAAATACCCCAAGGGTCATAAATAGCTCAATATTAAAGCCGTGCCAATGATAAATATTCACATAAAAACGCTCGCCTTCACCAGCTAAGACGTTAGGCAAAATTGAAGCCATTGTCGGCTCAATAATTGAATAAGCTAGCAGGTTAGGGAATAATCCAAAGATAATCACTAATGAAGCTAAGATAATTGGGCTAATTAAGAGACCAATAGGTGCTTCGTGAACCTTCTTTGAAAGTTTTTCTGGTTTGAATTCGCCCAAGAACGTCCGGGAAAACAAGAGCATACAATACGCAAATGTAAAGATACTAGCGATCCAGGCAACAATTGGGAAAAGTAGTCCAATTGATTGCATATTAAAGATATCTAATGTTGTTGCATTAATAGCAGCTGTAAAGAACATTTCCTTACTTAAGAAACCGTTAAATGGCGGAACACCAGCCATTGATAATGTACCGATTAAGGCGACAGTGGCTGTAATCGGCATAATTGTCATTAAGCCACCGAGTTTCCGAATATCTCTTGTTCCAGTTTCATGGTCAACGATTCCAACCATCATAAATAAGCTACCTTTAAAAGTTGCATGGTTTATTAGATGGAATACTGCTGCTAGAGTTGCAGTGTAATAAATTGTCCCGACCTCAGCAACGTCATAATGGAATGCAGCAGAGCCAAGACCTAGTAAAGCCATGATTAGTCCTAATTGACTAATTGTGGAGAAAGCCAGAATAGCTTTTAAGTCTTTTTGGCGGACTGCCGAAACAGACCCCCACAGTAACGTCAAAATCCCGACGCCTGAAACGATCCAAAACCATTGTGGTGCTGCGCCAAACACAGGAGTTAAGCGGGCAACCAAATAAATACCGGCTTTAACCATCGTTGCAGAGTGCAGATAAGCACTAACGGGAGTAGGCGCTTCCATTGCATCAGGTAACCAAATATGAAAGGGAAACTGAGCTGATTTCGTAAAAGCACCAACCAGCACACAAAGCATAGCTGGAATAAATAATGGATTAGTAATGATGACATCTGCTTGAGTAATAATTTCTCGAATGCTAAATGTATTTGTCATGACATAAAGTAGTGAAAAACCAGCAAGCATTGTCAACCCACCGGCGACGGTAATAAGCATTGATTTTAAAGCGCCATACCTAGAGCGTTCCTTATGGAACCAATAGGCAATTAATAATGCAGAAGTCAAGCTTGTAATTTCCCAAAATACATAAATAACAATAAGATTGTCCGAGAATACAACGCCCAGCATAGCACCCATAAACAAGATTAGATATACGTAGAAATTATTTAAAGGCTCTTTTTTCTTATTGTATAAATAGTAAATAGAATACAATACAACAAGCGTTCCGATTCCGGTAATTAAAAGTCCAAACAAAAGACTTAGCCCGTCTAAATAAACGTCAAAATTTATCCCCAATGAAGGAACCCACTCTTGAGACCAGTAACTTGTTTCGCCACGTGAAATACTAGGTAGGTATTGAATTAAAAAAATAAATAATGTTAATGGCAGGATCATCACGAACCAACCAGTATGTACTTGACGAACATACTTATACAAAAATGGTATAAGTAGTGCGAATATAAATGGTGCTAAAACAATTAAATGTAACAACGACAAATGATATTCCCCCCTATTCTTAAATTTTAATACTCCCCTAAGACCAATAAAATTATATACTAAAATTTACTGTCTTGCATCCTCTTCACCGATAGAGTATCACGAAATTATGAAAATTATTAAATATGAAGAAACTAGGCAAAAATCCTCGAAAAAAAAATTTAATAACAGTAAATGTATTTGTATTTTTCCAATAATTCAAACTAAAATAATTCGAAATTTAATGTATATATTCTAGATATCAGTATCATCCTTATAATACGGGTTCAAAAGGGAGGATAATCAGAGCAGTCGATGAGATTAGACAGCAAGTTCGAAGCTGAATTTGCCGAAAATTAAGCTATGATTACCAAATTTTTTGAACATCCTCTTTGATTGATTTTTGTGAAGGATGAAATTAATGATAAAAAAAGTGAGTGTTGCAGTAGGAATATTTACGGTAATGTTTATAAGTGCTTGGTGGGCTAATGAAATTAATGAAAAAAGGTATTATATAGATGAGCCAAGTGAGCAAATAGAGATATTTATGGTTGAAGAAGAAGAAGAAGAGATGTTTGAAAGGTTTAGACCAAGGGAATATATAAAAGTAAAAAGGTGAGCATCTGATGCTCACCTTTTTACTTCTAGTTACGATAATTTTAAAACAAGAACATTGTTACTGCAACAAGTATTTTATGAAGTCTTCTTTATTCTATCTAGTAAAGATCTTTTTTCGATTTCTTCTTTAATTAAAAAAATAAAATCGGAACTAAGTTTTAATTTAATGGCTTTGAAATAGGTCTCAACTAACAGTTCATCAGATAAATTTTTCATCATCACCTGCGTATCCGCAGCTCACCTCCATAAAAAAAATTGTCATTTATATTGTTTTGACTTCATATATTGATATGTTGTGTGTGTAAATGAATTCTACCATGTCCTAGAAAATGGAACAACCGTTCTAGTTATCCACAAAATCGACTGGATGTCTGTTAATAACTTGTTAACAACTTGTTTATAATAGTTGAAAAACTATATAACATAGGTATGGATATGTGTATAAAGTTATCCACATATAGGGAGGCTTGTATTTTTTTGTCGAAAACTTTTTGTTATTTATTTATAAATGTCATTTTAATACCTAAATAGATTGAAACATCGGTCATTAAAGAATATAATAAATATTTTGTAGTAGTAATTTACCAAATAGATCGGTTATTAGCTAAAAAAGAAGTATTTAACAGCTATTTAGACTATGATTAGTGATAATACAAGCTATTGTAAATACTAAAAATAAGAAGTCCAAAAAGACCGGTAATAATAACAGTCGAATATCTTCGTTTTTAAACACGAATGAAATTCATTCACACGTACTAAAAAAAATATTTTTACTTGAATTTAGGAGGATTTACTATTGAATGATCATGAATATATTTGCTCAGGTTGTGGCGTAAAAGTGCAAACAGAAAATAATACTGAACTAGGGTATGTACCTAAATCAGCTCTAGAAAAAGAAATAATTATTTGTCAACGATGTTTTCGGTTAAAGCATTATAATGAAGTTCAAGATGTCTCATTAACTGACGATGATTTTTTAAAAATTTTAAATACATTGGGCAGTCGAGATGCGTTAATTGTAAAAGTTGTTGATATTTTTGATTTTAACGGAAGTTGGCTTCCAGGATTACATCGCTTTGTTGGTAAAAATAAAGTATTATTAGTTGGAAATAAAGTAGATTTGTTGCCTAAAGGCTTAAATCATAACAGGCTTATCAATTGGATGAAGCTGTCTTCAAAAGAATTAGGTTTAAAGCCCGAGGATGTATTTTTAATAAGTGCAGAAAATCGGACAGGTATTTTAGAATTAGCAGACGCTATTGAAAAACATCGAGGTCGTAAAGACGTTTATGTAGTAGGGTGTACAAATGTAGGTAAATCAACATTTATCAACAGCTTAATTAAAGAATTTGGTGGAGATGAAGGTCAGTTTATCACAACGTCTCACTTTCCAGGAACGACATTAGATATGATTGATATTCCGTTGGATGATGGAAGCTCATTATTTGATACACCTGGAATTATTAATCATCATCAAATGGCTCACTTTGTTACCAAAAAAGAATTAAGGGCGATCACTCCAAAAAAGCAAATTAAGCCAAAAGTATTTCAGCTAAACGAAGGTCAAACATTATTTTTTGGTGGACTAGCACGCCTAGATTATCTTTCTGGGGGTAGAAATGCGTTAATCTGTTACGTTTCTAATGAACTCAATATTCATCGAACAAAGCTAGAAAAAGCTGATGAATTATATGGAAATCATCTTGGGGACATGTTGCAACCACCAGGAAAAGAAGATCTGGAAAATTTCCCGCCCCTAGTGAGACATGAGTTTAAACTAACAGAGGATAAAACCGATATTGTCTTTTCTGGACTAGGTTGGGTAACGGTTGAGGAGAAAGGTCGAGTCGCTGCTTACGTACCAAAAGGGGTAACCGTTTCAGTAAGAACAGCACTTATTTAATCTGGATCAGATAAAAGGGGGAATGGGCGTGAATAAGCTTTTTGGACTTTTAGGTCATCGAATCGGTCATTCAATGTCACCGCTGATGCAGAATGATGCGTTTTATCAACTGGGATACCCTGGGCATTACCATGCCTTTGATGTAAGTAGTGATCAATTGAAAGATACTGTTGCAGCAATACGGGTATTGAATATTTCAGGATTTAATGTGACAATTCCTCATAAAGTAGCGATTATCGAATTTTTAGACGAAATCGATGAAGAAGCTAGGATTATTGGTGCGGTAAATACTGTCGCAAATATTGATGGTCGCCTGATTGGTTATAATACTGATGGCAGAGGTTATTTGAGCTCGTTATTAAAAGTAATAGAAAAGCCGTTAGCCCAAAGCCAAGTCTTAGTAATTGGAGCTGGTGGTGCTGCACGTGCAGTAGTAACAGCGATTATGAATAGTGGTGTTAGTAGAATGACAATTGCCAATCGTACAATAGAAAAAGCCGCCAGTATTAAAGAAAATTATCAACAATACAAACGAGGCAATATTAATATCCTCACTCTAAAAGAAGCGGAAGCTATAATTGGAACTTATGATATTATCATTAATACTACGTCGGTTGGGATGAGTCCAAATACTGATGAAATACCAATTGATCTAGAAAATATAAAAACAAGAGTAATTTTAAGTGATTTAATTTATAATCCTATCTGGACAAAATGGCTACGACTTGGAGAAGAAAAAGGCGCT harbors:
- a CDS encoding Na+/H+ antiporter subunit A, with the protein product MSLLHLIVLAPFIFALLIPFLYKYVRQVHTGWFVMILPLTLFIFLIQYLPSISRGETSYWSQEWVPSLGINFDVYLDGLSLLFGLLITGIGTLVVLYSIYYLYNKKKEPLNNFYVYLILFMGAMLGVVFSDNLIVIYVFWEITSLTSALLIAYWFHKERSRYGALKSMLITVAGGLTMLAGFSLLYVMTNTFSIREIITQADVIITNPLFIPAMLCVLVGAFTKSAQFPFHIWLPDAMEAPTPVSAYLHSATMVKAGIYLVARLTPVFGAAPQWFWIVSGVGILTLLWGSVSAVRQKDLKAILAFSTISQLGLIMALLGLGSAAFHYDVAEVGTIYYTATLAAVFHLINHATFKGSLFMMVGIVDHETGTRDIRKLGGLMTIMPITATVALIGTLSMAGVPPFNGFLSKEMFFTAAINATTLDIFNMQSIGLLFPIVAWIASIFTFAYCMLLFSRTFLGEFKPEKLSKKVHEAPIGLLISPIILASLVIIFGLFPNLLAYSIIEPTMASILPNVLAGEGERFYVNIYHWHGFNIELFMTLGVFIFGALIFLNMKKWTETAFFLGERDPLNNVYDKSLVGLVAGSLKITNLQMTGLLRDYFVFMFVFIIGLMGYTMIKYDIFAIDLVNVAEISPYMLIIVVVLLAATISIPFISHRITAIIAVGVIGFLIALLFVVFRAPDLALTQLLVETVMVVLLLLAFYHLPELKKESFTPRFKITNLIVSVGVGLVITLTALSAHAMSYTHPIQSISEYFIKNSYELAAGKNMVNVILVDFRGMDTFLEVLVLAIAALGITVLIKLRMTGSEDV
- a CDS encoding sporulation histidine kinase inhibitor Sda, producing the protein MKNLSDELLVETYFKAIKLKLSSDFIFLIKEEIEKRSLLDRIKKTS
- the aroE gene encoding shikimate dehydrogenase, encoding MNKLFGLLGHRIGHSMSPLMQNDAFYQLGYPGHYHAFDVSSDQLKDTVAAIRVLNISGFNVTIPHKVAIIEFLDEIDEEARIIGAVNTVANIDGRLIGYNTDGRGYLSSLLKVIEKPLAQSQVLVIGAGGAARAVVTAIMNSGVSRMTIANRTIEKAASIKENYQQYKRGNINILTLKEAEAIIGTYDIIINTTSVGMSPNTDEIPIDLENIKTRVILSDLIYNPIWTKWLRLGEEKGAIIHNGVGMFVEQGALAFQKWTGQVPDTEKMTRIVMKKLGGI
- the yqeH gene encoding ribosome biogenesis GTPase YqeH, with the translated sequence MNDHEYICSGCGVKVQTENNTELGYVPKSALEKEIIICQRCFRLKHYNEVQDVSLTDDDFLKILNTLGSRDALIVKVVDIFDFNGSWLPGLHRFVGKNKVLLVGNKVDLLPKGLNHNRLINWMKLSSKELGLKPEDVFLISAENRTGILELADAIEKHRGRKDVYVVGCTNVGKSTFINSLIKEFGGDEGQFITTSHFPGTTLDMIDIPLDDGSSLFDTPGIINHHQMAHFVTKKELRAITPKKQIKPKVFQLNEGQTLFFGGLARLDYLSGGRNALICYVSNELNIHRTKLEKADELYGNHLGDMLQPPGKEDLENFPPLVRHEFKLTEDKTDIVFSGLGWVTVEEKGRVAAYVPKGVTVSVRTALI